A window of Hymenobacter siberiensis genomic DNA:
CCTGCCGGTGTAACTCGCCCTGATTCTGCTTGAGCGGCCAGCACGTAATCTGCGCCTTTCGCCACCAGCTCCGCCGCCACCGCCCGCTGGCAGCCCATCGCATCGAGGGTGACCACGCTGCCCTTGACCTCCACCAGGTCGAGCACCTGCGGAATGGCCACCAGCTCATTGCGCTTGGTTTCCACCGCCGTCTGCGCCAGGCACAGGCGCTGCTCGGCGGCCCAGACGCTGACGAGCTGGACCGGGGCCTGCCGTTTGCCTGCGGGCGTGGTGCCGCGCAGCTGCTTCCCGTCGATAATCAGGTGCCGACCGGCCAGCAAGGTCACGATAGCCTGCCCCCACTGGCTCAGGCAACGTTCCAGCTCGGTGGGCACCAGGTGGCGAAAGACGCGGTTGAGCGTGTCGTGGGACGGGATGCCGGCCGGCAAGTCCATGAACTCACGCAACGTGGCCTCTTTG
This region includes:
- a CDS encoding ISAs1 family transposase — encoded protein: MDYAEFFEEVTDYRVQGRCLHELSDILLLVLRGLLADCEIFEDIYDYACDKEATLREFMDLPAGIPSHDTLNRVFRHLVPTELERCLSQWGQAIVTLLAGRHLIIDGKQLRGTTPAGKRQAPVQLVSVWAAEQRLCLAQTAVETKRNELVAIPQVLDLVEVKGSVVTLDAMGCQRAVAAELVAKGADYVLAAQAESGRVTPAGSCPLCPLARPARRPPAARQGTWARGAAPGLGQPTLGAGGCRRRLAGLANAGLPADHALGGRAGATGHALFSLLAGRSECGHASGVHSWILEY